The genomic DNA TTTCCAGCGGATCATTTTTGTAGTCATACAATTCATAGATTGGTTGTGCGTTCTCATTCATTTGAGGACGCCACTCGACGAGCCGATAACGAGAAGTGCGGATCGCACGCCCCAGACGACCTCCTTTGGGGAAGCAATGATATGCGTGATCATCGACTGTGGCTGTCGGGTCGATCAGGACAGGCACAAGACTTTTTCCGTCAATCGGTTGTGGCCCCTGAGGTGCGGGCAAGCCAGCGAGTTCGGTCAGCGTCGGAAAGATGTCGACCGTTTCAACGAGTTCATTCGAACTGCTGTTCGGTTTTGTCACTCCCGGAGCCCGGATCAAGATTGGGATTTTGTTGGCTTGCTCATAGTTCGTATGTTTGGTCCAGCTTCCGTGATCCCCCAGATGATAGCCATGGTCCCCCCAAAGAACGACGATTGTATTCTGATCGAGCCCCAGACGATGTAGCTCATCGAGAACTCGCCCGACTTGCGAGTCCATGTACGACATGGATGCGTAATACCCGTGAATAAGCGTGCGAACCATTTCCTCTGAAAGAGGAGGTTTGTCCGGGATCGGTTTGTACTGATTCAGTTCTCCAAGAGTCTTGCCAGCAAATTTGGGGGCTCCTTCTGGAGGGTGTGTGTTTTTCGCCAAAGGAAGTTTCGCAGGATCGTAAAGATCCCAATACTTCTTCGGAGCACAGAAAGGTAAATGCGGTTTAGTAAACCCCAGAGCTAGAAAGAATGGTTTCTCGTTTTTCTGATAACTTTGCAGCCGCTGAATTCCTTCGGCTGCAATGCGACCATCGGCGTAGGCTCCATCCTCAACGTCCGCTTTCTCCCAAGCGGCCCCACGAGGAAGACCGCGAGCGGGCTGATTACTGAAGAGGGCCTCCTCCTTGGTCAGCTCACCGTTTGTGCTTTCTGGAAGAACATAGTCAATGACTTTGTCGGGATGAAACGGCACGCTCCACGACTTCTCATCGTTGATGTTCCCATGTCCAATGTGGAAGACTTTGCCGATTCCTGCTGAGTGATATCCATGCTGCATAAAATGCTGAGGCATCGTGACAGCCAACGGAACGGCTCGGCGAAAATGATATCCGAGGCTGTAAATGCCGGTCGATGTTGATCGCGATCCAATCAGCAAATTATTGCGAGATGGAGCGCAAACAGCTTGATTGCAATACGCCATGTCAAACCGCATTCCGCTGGCTGCCAGAGAATCCAGATTCGGCGTTTTCACCCAGTCATCTCCGTATGCTCCGAAGGAGGGCTTGAGGTCGTCAACCAGGATGAGCAGAACGTTGGGCTTTTCCGCCTGAGCAACCGTCGTCAAGAAAAGAATCGAAAGTGTAAGACGAATGATTTTCATGTGTAAATTCTGATTCAATGTCTATTCATTATGAGTTCTCAAATTGAAGTCTGACTCTTTAATCAGGAACGTGCAATGATCTCATAAAAACCTGTTGCCGTATTTCTGTTGGTTTGCGAGACTACCGAAAGTTGAGTCGCAAATGATCCACCAAAGTTCTTCGTGCGAAAGTTCGCGAGGTGCATGCAGCAAGGTGCAGTCTGTTATCAACCTGTAATCAACACGGTCATTGCGACATTTTGACAGAACACTATGGAGTCGAACCGGTGTCAAGGATCTTGAAACCTATCACATTCACAATACTGGCTGTCATTTGCTCAGCATCCTGCCCCAGTTCCTACGCTCAATCACGTGATCCATATGCCCCCGAACGGGCCAAGATGGTGGAAGAGTATATTTCATCGGAAGGTGTGAAAGACCCACGCGTCCTAGAAGCGATGGGAACCGTTCCGCGGCATCTCTTCGTGCGACCGAATTTTCGGTACCTGGCGTACACAGACCAGGCTCTTGATATTGGCTTCAAACAAACGATCTCGCCACCGTTCATTGTTGCCTACATGACGGAAATGCTCGCCACAAAGCCAACTGACAAGGTTCTGGAGATTGGAACCGGTAGCGGCTATCAGGCAGCCGTGTTGTCAGGTTTGGTTCAGGACGTCTACACGATTGAAATCGTAGAACCTCTTGGGCAGCGGACTCAGAAACTTCTCAAACGCCTTAAGTACGACAATGTTCATACGAAGATTGGAGACGGTTACCAGGGATGGCCGGAGCATGCTCCGTTCGACAAAATCATCGTCACCTGCTCCCCAGAGTCAGTCCCTGCCCCGCTGGTTGAACAGCTCAAAGAAGGGGGACGAATGATTGTTCCGCTGGGAGAACGCTATCAGCAAGTCTTCTATTTGTTTGAAAAGGAAAATGGAAAGCTGAAGCAAACGAAACTCCTCCCCACCCTGTTCGTCCCGATGACAGGACAGATGGAGGAGCTTCGCAAAGTCAAACCTGACCCGTTGAATCCAAGAATTATCAACGGCGGATTTGAAGATGACGAGAACGAGGACGGACTTGCTGATCACTGGCACTATGTTCGCCGGGGTGAACTCTCGGATGAATCGTCAGCGGGTCGAAAGAGCATCCGTTTCGAAAATTCCGAATCAGGTCGAATGTCGCATATGCTTCAGGGAATGGCGATTGATGGTTCTCGAATTTCTGAGGCCCGCGTCAGCTGGGCGATGAAGTCTGAAAACATTCGCAGCGGACGTGCCGCGCAGCAACAACCTGGCATCGCGTTCTACTTTTACGATTCTCGCAGGCTACCGATTGGACGTGTTGCAATCGGTCCTTGGCTGGCAGATCAAGAAGATTGGAAGCGATCCTCAACAGTCATCAAGATTCCTCGCAATGCGAAAGAAGCAATCATACAAGCCGGACTGAACGGTTCGACGGGAATTCTGTATCTGGACGAGATTCAACTTACTCCCATCCGCTAAGAGCAGTTCCAGTCTTGGTCTTGATGCTCTGCCTCGTGGTGAGCTGTCTATGCAGTTATGAAAGTTCAGAGTGGCGGAAACAATCGGTGAGGTGGTCGTTGACCATTCCGACAGCCTGCATGAAGGCGTAACAAATCGTGCTTCCGACAAAAGCGAAGCCACGCTTCTTTAAAGCTTTGCTCATTGCTTCAGACTCTACAGTTTGAGCAGGAACTTCTCCCGGAGTTTTCCAGTGGTTCTGTCGCGGTTCACCTTCGGTAAACTGCCAGATGTATTTGTCGAACGAACCGAGCTCTTCCTGGACCTCCAGAAACGCTTGAGCATTGCGGACCGCAGAGTTGATCTTTAATCGATTCCGAACAATACCGGCATCTAACAGAAGTTCATCGATTTTCTTTTGGTTATAATTCGCCACAACCGCAGGATCGAAATTGTCGAATGCCGCTCGATAACTCTCTCGCTTCTTCAGTATTGTCGTCCAACTGAGCCCAGCCTGTGCGCCTTCCAGAATCAAGAACTCAAATAACTTTCGGTCGTCGTGAAGCGGAACACCCCACTCACGATCATGGTAGTTAATATCAAGGTCGCCGCGCGCCCATGCACAACGAGTCAGCTCAACCGGTGATTTCTCTGGCATGACGTTCTCACTGATCAATTTATTCTTGCGAGAGTCTGGAGAAGTCTGTCTCTGTGACTTTATCAGATTTCAAAAACAAAACGGACGACTCTTCATCACCCCTCTTCAAGGAGACCTTCAACAGCAGAGTCTTTCTCTTTTGACAATTCCTGAAGTTCATGATTGAAGATTTGCACGAGGGCGTGCAGGCACGACGCAACGATTGGGCCGATAAAGACTCCCCACAGCCCCATCACTTGCAGCCCGCCGAGGATACTGATGAATGCTAAGAGTGGATGGAGCTTTGTATCGCTATTGAGGACGTAGGTTCTGACGACATTATCAAGGAACCCGACGAAAGCAGCCCCGTAAATCGTAAGCAAAATGGCCTGCACCCAATGCCCGGTGGCAAAAAGAATGATTGCACACGGAACCCAGACCAGCCATGTCCCGGCAATCGGAATCAAAGCGGATATCGTTGCGAGCATTAGCAGGATGAACAGATGATCAAAATCAAAAAGCCATAATGCAAATGTGGTGGCAAATCCTTGTGCAAACGCAGCTAGAAACGTTGCAACAACAACAGATCGAACCACTAAAGCAAACTGCTCAAGTAGCTGACGCTGATATTTGGCATGAACTGGAATCATCTTCTCCGCAGCCAACAACAATGTCGTTCCGTCCGCCAGAAAATAGTACAGCGCAACGACATACATCATCAGTCCAATCAGAGCGGAAATAATGGCGCCCGCTGCACCAGCCAAAAACCCAAATGTCGTTCCCGCAGCCCTTCCGAGTGACCGGTCTCCTAAATCGTGAAGCATGGCGCCGATTCGCAAACGAATCTCTCGGCTGACATCAGCGGGATTACTCTTCAGTTCTTTGGGCAACCAGGAATTGACATAGTTCACGGCATCATCCAATACGGTTGGTTGAGCCGCTTCTGATGATGCGGTTGCGGGAGGCTGCTCATCGCTGTCCTGTTTCTCGTCCGCCTGATCGACCGGCGTATCGTCCGGCTCAGTCCCCTCTTGTTCAGCGCCCTCTATTTTATCTTTGAGTTCGGCACTCGTGACGTCTTCGGTGTTCGTCACGCTTTCTGGCTTCACTGTGGTTTCAATTCGCACGACCGGCTCAGAGTTTCCGACATCATCGACGATGACACTCTGCAACTTCCGTTCGGGAAGGATTGTGTCTCTCTCTTTGATATTAACATCTGCAGTGAAGGAGTTGCCTGAGTCAGTCTCGACGGTTGCCACTTCCGGCGCGAGAAAAATCCTCAACCAGCGGTTCTCATCAACCACTCGGGATGAGAAGGTATATAGCTGTAACGTTGCAATCAGGATGCCTGTAATTAACGGGACCAGAATGGAAGTCATAATGGTCGCTGTCGTCAAAGCTGCAGAGAGAGAAATTTGATCTTTGGTTCGGGAGAGGAAATAACGAAACAGTGGCTGACAGACAACAGCTGTCATCCCTGCCAGAAAAAGAGGAAGCAAGAAAGGGGCGACGACTCGAAAGAACGTCACGCCCAAAGCGACGATCAAAACTAGTAGAACAACTAGTGAAACTTTTCGACGCATCGAGGACATGGTGCCATTTTCTCATAAAATGAAAATCAATTACGGGGAATCGGAGAATAGAGGGAATCAACCACTGTCAGCAAGGTCTGATTCGACGTTCGCTTTGCCAGTGAAACGACAACGAATCAGGAAGGTGGGGTCATTTATCACCTTTTCAGAAAATACTCGCAATTGGATTCAGACCCTCAATTCGTTCGACCTCAATCGTGCCTGATCATTCACAGAGGGAGATGACGACTCAGAAATACGACGAAATTTCTCGATTCCTTGCCCACTGGTCCGGTGTTGAGTATCGTTGTAGACGGCGTAGATGTGAGTCTACGCGCCCACCTGCCTGCCTCAAAGTTGAACGAGACCCTTCGTTCAAAGTCTTCCTGTACAGATGAGTTCACAGATGATGAGAAGAACAACACTTTTATGCGTTGTTGCAAGCATTGCATTCACATTACAAAATTCTGCGTTCGCTGAAGAAAACTGGCCATACTGGCGTGGTCCCGATTTCACGAACACCTCTGCAGAAAAGAATCTGCCTGCTGAGTGGGATCCGAAGGGAGGGGAAGGCAGCAATGTCATTTGGGCGGAGCACTACCCCACACGGTCAACACCGACTTTGATGAACGACAAGCTCTATATTCTGACGACAGCTCATCCTGAAGATGAATCAAAGATGGGTGAGAAGGTCGTCTGCATCGACTCCAAAACCGGCAAACAACTTTGGGAATATGCGTTCAATGTCTACTTGAGCGATGTACCAGCTGAACGTGTCGGCTGGTCCAGTGTGACCTGCGACCCGGCATCCGGAAATGTTTACGCCTTGGGTGTCTGTGGATACTTCTGCTGCCTCAACGGAGAAACCGGTGAAGTGATCTGGGATCGCTCACTCCACGAAGAATTCGGTTTGCTGAGCACCTACGGCGGACGAACCAACTTCCCACTCGTTTATGAAGACAATGTCATCATCAGCGCAGTGATCATTGGTTGGGGGGAACAAGCGAAACCAGCACACCGTTTCATTTGCTTCGACAAAAACAACGGAGTCCCAATTTGGTTCGAAGGAACAAGACTGCTCCCTGATGACACAACTTATAGTGCCCCTGTGCTGGCTGTCATTGAAGGCGAATTGCAGATGATCTTCGCTTCTGGTGATGGAGGCGTTTACGGTTTCCAGCCACGAACCGGAAAGCAATTATGGAAATACATGGTCAGTGGTCGCGGAATCAACACCTCTCCTCTTGTCGTCGGAAATAAAGTCTACTGTGGTCACTCTGAAGAGAATCTCGACACAACTCAGATGGGGGCAGTATTCTGTATCGATGCAACAAAGCGGGGAGATCTCACCAAAACAGGTGAGGTCTGGCGACAAACTGGATTCCTCGTCGGACGTTCCAGTCCGGTCATGATCGATGGACGACTCTACTGTGCTGATGACCGCGCCAAGTTGCACTGCTTCAATCCTGAAACAGGTGAAGTCATAGGAAAACCTGTTCGACTCGGAACGATGATGCGATCAAACTTGCTCGTTGCGGATGGCAAAATTTATGCCCACACCGCCAACGGTCGCGGATACATCTTGAAGCCAACTGAAGATGGAGCGGAGATCCTATACAAATTCCGCTTCCAGAGAGGTGAAGAATCCCATGGAACGCCGATTGTCTCCAACGGTCGAATTTTCATCCCTACGACTGGAAACTTATACTGCATCGGCCTGAAGGATGCCAAAGTCGAAATCGGTGAACTTCCGCCGATGGCGAAAGAAAAGAATCCTGCCAACGATGAGAAGCCAGCGACAGTAGTAATTGCTCCTGTGGAATCATTACTTCTTCCAGGCGACCGACAACCAATGCAGGTTCGGTTGTACAACTCCAACGGACAATTCATTCGTCTCGCCAAACCGGAAGAGGTCGAGTTTGAACTGACTGGTCCAGGAATGATGGACGAAGACGGGGCTTACAACATCTCCAAAGACCAGGAAACGGCAGCTGCGACTCTCATGGTTGCCAAAGTTGGCGAGATCAGCGGGAACGCACGAATTCGTGTCATCCCTCAACTGCCGTGGTCTATTGACTTTGACAATGGAGTCATTCCGGTAACTTGGGTCGGAGCACGCTATCGGCATATTCCTCTCGATTTTGACCTGCTGATGAAGTTAAAGAAAGATGATCAACTCGCCAGCGATTTGTACATCTACTTCATGACACAATTCAAAAACGTCGGACCTAAGGGAGTCTTTGACGACTCGACGCCTCGCCAGACATGGACAGCTCTGCTCAGCTTCACTGGTCTTGCAGACGGAGCGAATCGTCCAAAGAACATTGAAGATGCCAAAAAAATCTTCGGTGCCGCCCTACAGAAGTTGACTGATGAAAAAGTCCTGTCGTCAGTGGAATGGTCTCAATGGGAACGCCCGAGTGCCGTCGAAGGAGAAACTGTTAAAGAGCCGCGTCTCACAGTCACTCAAGGCGAACGAAAGATCGACGGAAACGGCGTGATGTGTAAAATCACAACGATTCCCAAAGGGGCACGCAGCCAAGGCTGGATGGGACACCCTGATTTCCATGACTACACAATTGAGGCGGACGTCTATGCCTTTGAACGAAACGGAAAACTGCCTGACATTGGGCTTGTTGGACAACGATACACCCTCGACATGATGGGTGCATCGAATCAACTTCAATTCCGGACCTGGACACCTCAGATGAATCGTTTCTCGGAAAACGTTCCTTTTGTCTGGGAAGCCAACAAATGGTACACCATGAAATTCCAAACTCAGGCTCAAGACGGAAAAGCGATCCTGAAAGCCAAAGTCTGGGTGAAAGGTGAAGAAGAACCAGCTGAGTGGACCATCACAGCAACCGATGAAATCGGCAATGAAATCGGAAGCCCAGGTTTGTTCGGTAACGCGAAAGATTCAGAAATTTTCTACGACAACCTCAAAGTAACAAAGAACAAGTAGATCAAACGAAGGTTCGATCCAAATTGAACTTTGTCACAGACACCAATTCCCGAAACCAGACTGGTTTCGGGAATTTATCACAAGAAGCCCTGGCAACCCTGTTGGAATCGTTTTGATTCACTCGATTTTCGATCACTTGTGCAGGTTTTGTAAGAGCTCATCACACTCTCTGACAACATGTTGTTCCAATCAATTGTGAGCAAGAAATGACCTTGCCAGAACAATACAACGATTAGAACTGCAGGTTGGCAGATTCATTTTCCATAACGGGGAATCAAATGAAATCACGATTTTTTGGCATCTCACTGGCAGCTGTCCTGATGGTTGCCCTTTCTGTTCAGGCGACTGCGCAGGATGGAGAATATAACCCTCGAAAAGAAGCACTGGCTGAAATCAAGAAGATGGATGTCGGCCCGCATGATTGGCCTCAATGGGGTGGCTGGTCACACAAAAACAACGTTCCCGAAGCAACAGGAATTCCAACAGAATTCGACGTTGAAACGGGCGATGGGGTGCTTTGGAAAGTTCCTCTAGGATCACAAACATACGGAAACGTCGTTGTCGCCAATGGCAACGTCTATGTTGGAACGAATAATCACCATGGATATGTCCCACGGTTCCCAAAGACGGTCGACCTGGGGGTCTTGCTTTGCCTTGACGAGAAAACTGGAGAATTCAAATGGCAGCATTCAAGCCAAAAACTCTCCACAGGCCGAGTCCACGACTGGCCCGATCAGGGAATTTGCTGCTCACCAATGGTCGACGGAAACCGATTGTGGTACGTCACCAGCCGTGGTGAAGTTGTCTGCCTGGATACCGAAGGTTTCCTCGACGGGAAAAATGATGGCCCGTACAAGTCAGAACCGATCGAAAGCAAAGTCGAAGCAGACATCATCTGGCGATTCGATATGATGGGCGAACTTGGTGTCTCACAGCACAATATGTGTAGCTGTTCAATCACCGGATACGGAGACATTATTTTCGTAAACACTTCTAACGGTGTCGACGAATCACACGTCAACATTCCAGCTCCAAGCGCTCCGAGCTTCATGGCGATGGACCGCAACACCGGAGAAGTTTTGTGGACTGACAGATCACCAGGACTCAACATCTTACACGGTCAATGGTCATCACCGTCCTACTGCGAAATTGATGGGCAAGCACAAGTCCTCTTCGGTGGTGGAGATGGCTGGTTGTACAGCTTCGACCCAGCTGGTGACGGAAAAGGAAATGCGAAACTTCTTTGGAAATTCGATGGCAACCCTAAAGAGTCACTCTACTCTGTCAGTGGACGCAGTGAGCGTAATCATATCATCGGAACAGCGGTGATTTACGATGGACTCGTTTACATTGGTGTTGGCGAAGACCCTGAGCACGGCGAAGGAAATGGACACCTTTACTGCATCGATCCAACGAAACGTGGCGATGTCAGCCCGACCATTGCTGTCGATAAAGACGGAAATGAAATCGAGTTCAAAAACGATGGAACTCGACGCTTACAGAAGATTCGTCCTGATGACGGTGAAACGACCAAGCCAAATCCGAACTCCGCTGTTGTTTGGCACTTCACCGGCGAAGATACCAACGGAGATGGTGAAGTCGAATTCGAAGAAGAGATGCACCGAACATGTGGAACTGTCGCGATCTTAGACGACATTCTGTACGTTGCTGACTTCTCTGGAATCTTCCACTGCATCGATGCGAAAACTGGAAAGCCTTACTGGCACTACGATATGTTCTCCGCAGCTTGGGGATCACCATTGCTGGTCGACGGGAAAGTCTATATCGGAGATGAAGACGGAGACATCGCAGTCTTCAAACATGGCAAGGAAATGGAGCTTCTTGCAGAGAACCTGATGGACAGTTCTGTTTACAGTACTCCAGTCGTTGCCAACGGAGTGTTGTACATCAGCACGAAGGATACTCTATACGCCATCGGGAATAAGAAGAGCGACTGATCAGCAGAGCATGGACATCGCTATAACAACTGGGCTATGACAACTGGAACGATTGCCGTAATCCTTTTCGACAGCCTTCCACAAAAGTCATGAGTGAGACCACTCGTTAACAGTGACATCATCAAGCCCGGAGCAACATGCTTCGGGCTTTTTTCATGTTGAAATGAAACATATCGCCTTGAATGAAACGACGCTTCATCCATTCAACAAAAATTAGTCTGTATGAAATTTCTTCAAGTCGTGCTCGATCTTCGTTTGGGTTCGACATTTGTTTGTCGAGTCCCTTATCCTAGAGCAACTGTCGAATTGGTGTTCAGGTTCTGCCTCGTGAAGAGCAAACAATGAAGTACGCATTCAGTCTCGTGGAAATGAGCTATTGATAGATTGAAAAGCACAATTCGCAGAGACAAAACACGAAAGTGTTCTAGCCCATAGGGCTGAGGTCGTTCTCAGCTCTGCTGAAATCCGGACGAAACAGGCTGACAGCGGTCCCATTCCTCTGTTAGTCAGTTAAGTCAATCTCAGGGAATTCGAAGTCAATGATTGAACAAGAAGTTCGAAAATTACTACTTGCTTCACTGGTCCTCGGGTGCGTCCTCGGATTAGTGCAGAATACAGTACAGGGCGAAGAGAGCACTGCCTTGATCGAGCAGTTCGAAAATGAAATTCGCCCATTGCTGATCGACCACTGTATCGAGTGTCACCAGCAGGATAATGATTCCGGTTCACTGGTTATTAACTCCCGCGAAAGTCTTATTAAAGGTGGCGATTCAGGCCCTGCAATCCAACCTGGCGATCCGGAACGCAGCCTGTTAATCCAGGCAGTTCATCGTTCAGGAGAGCTGAAAATGCCTCCTGATGAACCGTTGAATGACCGTCAGAAACAAGCACTCGTTCAGTGGGTGAAAGCGGGTGCAGTTTGGCCAGAGAAATCTCCACCGTTAGCGATAACGGTTCACCAGAATGCTTTGAAACATTGGGCCTTTCAACAAGTCGTACAGCCAAAGGTTCCTTCGTTTCCGGGGAACAACTGGATTCGAAATCCGATCGATGCGTTCATTCTTCAAAAGCTGACTTCAAACGAACTCAAACCCTCTCCAATGGCAGATTCCCGCACGCTGATTCGTCGTGTGAGTTACACCCTGACCGGTTTGCCACCAACTGCAGAACAGATCGAGACAATCGCAAAAGATTTCAGTGCAAAAAGCTATGAAGAACAAGTCGACAAACTTTTGGCTTCTGAGCATTATGGTGAACAGTGGGCTCGTCACTGGCTGGATGTCGCGCGCTATTCGGATACAAAAGGTTACGTCTATGCCAGGGAAGAGCGCTTCTGGCCTCACGCTTGGGTTTATCGCGATTGGGTTGTCGATGCACTGAATTCCGACATGCCTTATGATCGATTCCTCTTACTC from Thalassoglobus polymorphus includes the following:
- a CDS encoding outer membrane protein assembly factor BamB family protein, translating into MKSRFFGISLAAVLMVALSVQATAQDGEYNPRKEALAEIKKMDVGPHDWPQWGGWSHKNNVPEATGIPTEFDVETGDGVLWKVPLGSQTYGNVVVANGNVYVGTNNHHGYVPRFPKTVDLGVLLCLDEKTGEFKWQHSSQKLSTGRVHDWPDQGICCSPMVDGNRLWYVTSRGEVVCLDTEGFLDGKNDGPYKSEPIESKVEADIIWRFDMMGELGVSQHNMCSCSITGYGDIIFVNTSNGVDESHVNIPAPSAPSFMAMDRNTGEVLWTDRSPGLNILHGQWSSPSYCEIDGQAQVLFGGGDGWLYSFDPAGDGKGNAKLLWKFDGNPKESLYSVSGRSERNHIIGTAVIYDGLVYIGVGEDPEHGEGNGHLYCIDPTKRGDVSPTIAVDKDGNEIEFKNDGTRRLQKIRPDDGETTKPNPNSAVVWHFTGEDTNGDGEVEFEEEMHRTCGTVAILDDILYVADFSGIFHCIDAKTGKPYWHYDMFSAAWGSPLLVDGKVYIGDEDGDIAVFKHGKEMELLAENLMDSSVYSTPVVANGVLYISTKDTLYAIGNKKSD
- a CDS encoding sulfatase, with the translated sequence MKIIRLTLSILFLTTVAQAEKPNVLLILVDDLKPSFGAYGDDWVKTPNLDSLAASGMRFDMAYCNQAVCAPSRNNLLIGSRSTSTGIYSLGYHFRRAVPLAVTMPQHFMQHGYHSAGIGKVFHIGHGNINDEKSWSVPFHPDKVIDYVLPESTNGELTKEEALFSNQPARGLPRGAAWEKADVEDGAYADGRIAAEGIQRLQSYQKNEKPFFLALGFTKPHLPFCAPKKYWDLYDPAKLPLAKNTHPPEGAPKFAGKTLGELNQYKPIPDKPPLSEEMVRTLIHGYYASMSYMDSQVGRVLDELHRLGLDQNTIVVLWGDHGYHLGDHGSWTKHTNYEQANKIPILIRAPGVTKPNSSSNELVETVDIFPTLTELAGLPAPQGPQPIDGKSLVPVLIDPTATVDDHAYHCFPKGGRLGRAIRTSRYRLVEWRPQMNENAQPIYELYDYKNDPLETVNIADQNLEVLEDLKAILARHPKAKSAKR
- a CDS encoding DNA-3-methyladenine glycosylase I, whose translation is MPEKSPVELTRCAWARGDLDINYHDREWGVPLHDDRKLFEFLILEGAQAGLSWTTILKKRESYRAAFDNFDPAVVANYNQKKIDELLLDAGIVRNRLKINSAVRNAQAFLEVQEELGSFDKYIWQFTEGEPRQNHWKTPGEVPAQTVESEAMSKALKKRGFAFVGSTICYAFMQAVGMVNDHLTDCFRHSELS
- a CDS encoding protein-L-isoaspartate(D-aspartate) O-methyltransferase, translated to MSRILKPITFTILAVICSASCPSSYAQSRDPYAPERAKMVEEYISSEGVKDPRVLEAMGTVPRHLFVRPNFRYLAYTDQALDIGFKQTISPPFIVAYMTEMLATKPTDKVLEIGTGSGYQAAVLSGLVQDVYTIEIVEPLGQRTQKLLKRLKYDNVHTKIGDGYQGWPEHAPFDKIIVTCSPESVPAPLVEQLKEGGRMIVPLGERYQQVFYLFEKENGKLKQTKLLPTLFVPMTGQMEELRKVKPDPLNPRIINGGFEDDENEDGLADHWHYVRRGELSDESSAGRKSIRFENSESGRMSHMLQGMAIDGSRISEARVSWAMKSENIRSGRAAQQQPGIAFYFYDSRRLPIGRVAIGPWLADQEDWKRSSTVIKIPRNAKEAIIQAGLNGSTGILYLDEIQLTPIR
- a CDS encoding PQQ-like beta-propeller repeat protein; amino-acid sequence: MMRRTTLLCVVASIAFTLQNSAFAEENWPYWRGPDFTNTSAEKNLPAEWDPKGGEGSNVIWAEHYPTRSTPTLMNDKLYILTTAHPEDESKMGEKVVCIDSKTGKQLWEYAFNVYLSDVPAERVGWSSVTCDPASGNVYALGVCGYFCCLNGETGEVIWDRSLHEEFGLLSTYGGRTNFPLVYEDNVIISAVIIGWGEQAKPAHRFICFDKNNGVPIWFEGTRLLPDDTTYSAPVLAVIEGELQMIFASGDGGVYGFQPRTGKQLWKYMVSGRGINTSPLVVGNKVYCGHSEENLDTTQMGAVFCIDATKRGDLTKTGEVWRQTGFLVGRSSPVMIDGRLYCADDRAKLHCFNPETGEVIGKPVRLGTMMRSNLLVADGKIYAHTANGRGYILKPTEDGAEILYKFRFQRGEESHGTPIVSNGRIFIPTTGNLYCIGLKDAKVEIGELPPMAKEKNPANDEKPATVVIAPVESLLLPGDRQPMQVRLYNSNGQFIRLAKPEEVEFELTGPGMMDEDGAYNISKDQETAAATLMVAKVGEISGNARIRVIPQLPWSIDFDNGVIPVTWVGARYRHIPLDFDLLMKLKKDDQLASDLYIYFMTQFKNVGPKGVFDDSTPRQTWTALLSFTGLADGANRPKNIEDAKKIFGAALQKLTDEKVLSSVEWSQWERPSAVEGETVKEPRLTVTQGERKIDGNGVMCKITTIPKGARSQGWMGHPDFHDYTIEADVYAFERNGKLPDIGLVGQRYTLDMMGASNQLQFRTWTPQMNRFSENVPFVWEANKWYTMKFQTQAQDGKAILKAKVWVKGEEEPAEWTITATDEIGNEIGSPGLFGNAKDSEIFYDNLKVTKNK
- a CDS encoding AI-2E family transporter, with product MSSMRRKVSLVVLLVLIVALGVTFFRVVAPFLLPLFLAGMTAVVCQPLFRYFLSRTKDQISLSAALTTATIMTSILVPLITGILIATLQLYTFSSRVVDENRWLRIFLAPEVATVETDSGNSFTADVNIKERDTILPERKLQSVIVDDVGNSEPVVRIETTVKPESVTNTEDVTSAELKDKIEGAEQEGTEPDDTPVDQADEKQDSDEQPPATASSEAAQPTVLDDAVNYVNSWLPKELKSNPADVSREIRLRIGAMLHDLGDRSLGRAAGTTFGFLAGAAGAIISALIGLMMYVVALYYFLADGTTLLLAAEKMIPVHAKYQRQLLEQFALVVRSVVVATFLAAFAQGFATTFALWLFDFDHLFILLMLATISALIPIAGTWLVWVPCAIILFATGHWVQAILLTIYGAAFVGFLDNVVRTYVLNSDTKLHPLLAFISILGGLQVMGLWGVFIGPIVASCLHALVQIFNHELQELSKEKDSAVEGLLEEG